In one window of Vigna radiata var. radiata cultivar VC1973A unplaced genomic scaffold, Vradiata_ver6 scaffold_293, whole genome shotgun sequence DNA:
- the LOC106779017 gene encoding protein REVEILLE 1-like, with translation MAGPGEGLKNMLAQRLLFRFEVMLKCFFSKIVRESSGNSTALEESIEIPPPRPKRKPNHPYPLKLIEIPKKEISNSEHPLRSNSLKSSDFGQENNSLKSVLSTVVSENLGSSDSIQRHPLEVCHESHPLVVSSQTDFH, from the exons ATGGCAGGGCCTGGCGAAGGATTGAag AACATGTTGGCACAAAGACTGCTGTTCAGATTCGAAGTCATgctcaaatgttttttttctaag ATTGTTAGAGAGTCTAGTGGGAACAGCACAGCCTTGGAGGAATCAATTGAAATTCCACCTCCACGCCCAAAAAGGAAGCCAAATCATCCTTACCCTCTTAAACTGATTGAGATTCCAAAGAAAGAGATTTCCAATTCAGAACATCCTCTGAGGTCTAATTCTCTCAAGTCATCAGATTTTGGTCAAGAAAACAATTCTCTTAAGTCAGTGTTATCTACTGTTGTTTCCGAAAACCTTGGTTCCTCCGATTCAATTCAGAGACACCCACTGGAAGTTTGTCACGAGTCTCATCCATTAGTGGTGTCCTCGCAAACAGATTTCCACTAG